DNA sequence from the Rattus rattus isolate New Zealand chromosome 2, Rrattus_CSIRO_v1, whole genome shotgun sequence genome:
AAAGCAACGTTCTGGtcttctttctccattccctttGATTTCCAATCATTTACCTTATCACTACTGTTAGTCTGTACAGTGAATTGTTCTGCTTACAGCACAAGGGTTTTAGTTGTGTATTTACCAGCTAATCACCTGCTTACAGGAAGAAACCAAAATGTTTagataaaaggagaaagagaaaacaacatgCATGCTTTCTCTCTCGCCCACAGGGAGAAGGTCAAATCTTTTAATATGGCATTTATCCAGTAGATATTTGGTAACTGCCCACTGCAGGTGTAGATTTGAGTGCTTGTGATATTTAGTTACCAAAGAGAAAGATACTCTAAAAATAGCTGTCTTTGTTATGCTTCTGTTCTAGTGAAGGACagagaaattaagaaacaaaatgaagatatGGAACATTGTAAGGTGATCACTTCTGTCTAAAAATGGAGTCCTATCAATGGATCAAGCCACATAAATGGATCAGAAgtctgaagatggaaagaaggttgaaattaaatatgaatgtacacatgtatgtaacgGTATACAGTTTAcataattatatgtgtgtatatggatatGCTTCGAGTGTTTGAAACAAACATATATCTTTTTCACCTAGGCTTTCAGGAGTCTTTCACGAAGTATCTCCCCACCTCTGGTTTTCAGAATTTACCCTCTGTGTCTTCCACTCTCCTCTCTGTGCTCTGGTCATTTTCTGCCCCTCAAGTACTAAGCTTTACTTCTGCAAATGTTCTCCTCCTGCTTAAATTTAAGATTGCAGAGCCGGTTTGGTCCCCCAAGCCTCTTACACAGGGTCTTCCCACACTAAGACTCCTTTACTCATCTTCACAATTCTCatagatttgtttttctaaaaacacCACCTATGAATCCTAGGCTCCGGAGAAGTGCATACATGTTTCTTCAACAGCGCAGGGTCATGCTGTGCTAATGATCACCTGTTTTCCTGTCTGTACTATGTATTGTGCTGAGTGTTCAAAACTTAATAATGTGTTATTTAATATCCATATCATTGACATCTAGCTCCAGCAAGCGCACAGTGCAAGATTTGTGTATGAAAAGCATTCAAATTTCACATgcgtaaacttttttttttaattttctggtttACTCAGCATTTTCCCAAATTTTATCTCTATATGCTTCATGCTAGTAagatggaggggagggaaaaagaaagaggagagaaacagaaagagttgGGGGATAAAAAAAGAACTTCATTCCATGAAACCTGGCTATAAGTATAATGATAAAATTGTAATAGGAATTTTAGTTTTCTCCCATGAAGACTCACTGGGTATATAAATCACACTTAAGGGGAAGTCTCACGTCCCCCAGtaaatggccaacacaaaatgagctCAGTggtattttgtggattttttggTCTCATAGTGCTTTGTTTGGGCCTTTAAAAAATCttactgttttttctttgttaattttgtctttgtatgtttctttgcttttttattgttcttttaacttttatttattttaattatttaattatttaaaacattttaattatttaataattttgttattttcttgcctaccttttctaaagaaagagaaaagaaggtgtaGAGTTGGGTGGGTGGAGATGTGGGGACGGTTGctaggagatggggaggagaaaacaGGGAAACCATTATCAGAATATACTGCGTAGATTTTcagttaagacaaaacaaaactaagaaacacAAAATTACCTCTGCAAGCATTTTTAgttatgatatatttattttctttaaaaagaaaagaagggctggagagatggctcagtggttaagagcattgtcttttcttccagagatcctgagttcaattcccagcaaccactggggtggctcacaactgtctataaggagatctgatgccctcttctggcctgtggatATATATGCAGtggagcactcatacattaaataaataaaaaatttagaaaaaaaaagagatacatgTCTAATGTAGTGCAATAGTTAGAGCAACTTAAAAAAGAGAGATATTGCTAGGCCAAATACCACTAATAAGTTACTCCATTATTATTGTGATCATTGTAATACTGCAAAGACTGTTATCTTGATATGCTTTTACACTAACAAGTTCATCAGATAAATATGATAATGATTCGCTGCTggcatttaataaagatggaaaaaatatgaTAATGACCTCCACAGGTTATGGAGGGGAATCCTGCACGAGACATAGGATGCTCATCTTTTGGGATGTCTTCTGGTTATAGGAGTCTCTTATTCTTTGAGAAAGCAGAAGTATCTTCACTTGGATTTTTGTTGCCCCCAGGAATCTGCCTCTGGGCCTTTGAAGACTCTGTAGCTGATAGATGGCTGTGGGAAGAAACATTAGCATGGTGACTAATTTCATCCTTTTGGGATTTTTAGAGCATCCACAGCTGCAGATTGTCCTCTTTGTGTTGTTTCTGGGGATCTACCTGGTGACCTTGACTGGAAACTTGGGCCTCATTGTCCTGATCAGAATGGACTCACACCTCCActcccccatgtacttcttccttaGTAATCTGTCCTTTATTGATGTCTCATATACCTCCACCATAGCCCCTAAGATGCTCTGTGACTTTTTTAGGGAGCAGAAGTCCATCTCTTTTATAGGCTGTGCTATacagcttttcttctttattggaATGGGAGGTTCTGAGTGCTGTCTCCTGGCAGCCATGGCATATGACAGATACGCTGCTATCTCCAACCCTCTACTTTATCCATCCCTCATGTCACCCACCATCTGTGTAAGGATGGCCATCACAGTATACACAGGAGGGTTCCTCACTGGCTTGATCCAAACCAGCTCCATATTCCAGCTTCATTTCTGTGGCTCTCGGGTCATTAATCATTTTTTCTGTGACTTGCCACCCCTGATGTCCTTGTCTTGCTCCAGCACTTTTTTCAGCCAAGTAGTGAACTtcctggttgtgtgtgtggttggtgggGCATCAGCGCTGGTTGTCTTGGTCTCTTATAGCTACATCATTGCTGCCGTCATGAGGATTCATTCAACCCGTGGGCAGATGAAGGCTTTCAACACCTGTGCCTCTCAT
Encoded proteins:
- the LOC116890991 gene encoding olfactory receptor 5A1-like; amino-acid sequence: MAVGRNISMVTNFILLGFLEHPQLQIVLFVLFLGIYLVTLTGNLGLIVLIRMDSHLHSPMYFFLSNLSFIDVSYTSTIAPKMLCDFFREQKSISFIGCAIQLFFFIGMGGSECCLLAAMAYDRYAAISNPLLYPSLMSPTICVRMAITVYTGGFLTGLIQTSSIFQLHFCGSRVINHFFCDLPPLMSLSCSSTFFSQVVNFLVVCVVGGASALVVLVSYSYIIAAVMRIHSTRGQMKAFNTCASHLTTVILFYGSGLFSYLHSNAGYSQDKNKVVSMFYGAVIPMLNPIIYSLRNKEIREALKKLKKRKKQMSCLCAM